The sequence GCGACATCACCACGCTCGCGACCATCGGCCCGGAAATGACGGCTACGGCGGATATGCGCGTCCGCGAAGCGGGCGTGATTGCCGGGCTGGAACTGGCGCGCACGACCTTTCGCCTGATAGATCCGGCGATCCGCTTCGAGACGCTGGTCGCCGACGGTGATCGCGTCGCGCCCGGTACGACGATTGCCCGGATCTCGGGCCGCGCCAGGGGTGTGCTTTCGGCCGAGCGGGTAGCGCTCAATTTTCTCATGCACCTCTCGGGGATCGCGACCTATACGGCGAAGTTCGCCGACGAGATCGCCCACACGGCAGCCAAGGTCTGCTGCACGCGCAAGACGATCCCGGGCCTGCGCGCTCTCGAAAAATATGCGGTACGTCTCGGCGGCGGCTCCAATCATCGCTACGGCCTCGATGACGCAGTGCTGATCAAGGACAATCACATCGCCGTTTCCCGCGGCGTCGCCAGCGCCATCCGAGCGGCGCGCGCCTATTGCGGCCATCTCGTCAAGGTCGAGGTCGAAGTGGATGGTCTTGCGCAGATGCGCGAGGCACTGTCCGCTTCCCCTGACGTGATCCTGCTCGACAACATGGGGCCGGATGTGTTGCGCGAGGCCGTCGCCGTCAATGCCGAACATTGGGGATTGAGCGGCGGCGACTACGCGGGCGACCCCCGCCGCACGCGGCTCGAAGCCTCAGGCAATGTCAGGATTGAAACGATTCGGGCGATGGCGGAGACCGGCGTCGATTATATCTCGACATCGAAGATCACGATGGCTGCGCCGACCCTCGACATCGGGCTCGACATTTCCCTTTAGTTTTCTTGCAAGTTCGCCGTAAACGGGCGGGAGACGGTTTCGCAGGCGGCTCTCCATCGCTCTACTGAAGCGGCAAACGGAGCGCGGCCCGACGGTCATCGGTGTGCCGCAATCTTAGCGGCACACCTTGGACGGGCCTCGGACAGCCTGGCTGCTTAGGTGCAGACGGTGATATCCAGCTTTCCGCGTCCGGACCGATCATTCTTGAAATAAGTCGGGCATCGCAGGTTTGTCGCCCTGTGGGGGCGATCAGTATCACCACTACAGCGCGGTGCGTCTTTTCAGACGCAAAAAGGTCGCTGTAGCATTTTGAATAGCTGCATGTTTTTATTCCTAGATCGGCTCCGATTTAAGGAAACATGCAGTAGAGTGACGGCAAGCATTATGTTCTCCCTGCGCAGTCGGGAGGTAGCCCGTTTTCAAGTGTAGCCAGTCCGTCGGAAATTTGAGGTGCATTCAATTTTCGGCTCAAGGGCTGCAACTTCTCCGAGTTTGGGGGAACGACACTGGCAGCCGCGCGTTGTTCCCCTTTTCACCGCAGAGCGGGGATGGGAAACGACATGCGCGTCTCCTGTCCACATCCCACGTTGGCTTACGAGAATCGAGGATGGATCAATGATGACCAGAATGCTGATCGCAATCGCCTTTGCGGCGGGTATGGCGGCCGCTGCTTCGGCGCAACAATCCTCGCAGACTGCCACCGCCAATTTCATCGGCAAGGATGGAAAGGAGACGGGACGCGCCACCTTGACGGCCGCCCAGAAGGGTGTGCTGATCGAGATGGAGGTCAGCGATCTGCCGAAGGACACCTGGGTTGCCTTCCACGTCCATGAGGCGGGGCGCTGCGACGCCGCGGGAGGCCACGAGTCGGCCGGCAAGCACTTCGCCGGTCCGGATGAAAACGTGGAGCACGGCTTCCTCGCGGCACATGGCCCGCATGCCGGCGACATGCCGAACCAATATGTCGGCGCCGATGGCGTGTTGCGCACACAGGTGTTCAACAGTTTCGTGTCGCTCGACGACAAAGGGACTGCCATTCGCGGTCGCGCCTTGATGATCCATGCGCGCTCAGACGACAACCGCAGCCAGCCGGCGGGCGATGCGGGCGAGCGCCTGGCCTGCGCCGTCATCGAATAGTGCGCTATCGCATGTTCCGTAAAATGTAGCCGGTTTAAGGATAAAAACATGCAGCAATTCAAAGTGCTACAGCGACCTTTGTGCGTCTGAAAAACCACGGCTCTGTAGTGCGGAATGAGGAAAAGTGCGCGGTTTCCGCCCGCATCATTACTTTGGATGGATTCGATCTAAAGTAATCGTGGTCTAACGCCCCCCGACCTGAGCCCCGGGGCCGGCCGTTCGTCCAAGATCTGGCGGCGGAAGCGGAAAAGAGCTGCCGGTCGGCCGCCGGTCGAGGCCAGCGTTCCGCCCGTCGGCTCGACGAGTTCGGCACCTTCGACCAAGCGGCGGAAGTTCTGCTTGTGCAGGTGACGGCCGGAGATCGCTTCGACCGTCGCCTGCAGGTCGGTAAGGGTGAATTCTGGCGGCATCAGTTCGAAGACCACCGGCCGGTATTTGATCTTGCCGCGCAGCCTCGCAACGGCGGTTGCAACGATACGACGATGGTCGTGCCGCATCGCCAGTCCAATTGCCGGGTTGTCGGGATTTCGGCAATGGCCGTCGATCACGGCCTCGCGCACGAGCCCCGCGTCGTAGAGAAGCTCGTAGCGCTCGAGCACGCGCTCCTCGTCCCAGGGAAAATCATCGAGGCCGAAGGCGAGACGAACGCGGGACCGGCGCTGCGTGATCGAAGCCGATCGCTCCTCTTCCGAAGGAGTGCTTTCCCAGCGCGCGAGCGCCGGCAGGATCGTCTGGTCGAGGATCGCCGGGCGACCTTGCCGCCAATCCTCCCAGGGCAGGTAACCATACCAGTCGCGCCAATGGGCCCCGGCTTCCGCCAGCCGCTCGTTGTTCTCGGCATCCGTGCGCGTCAGCGCGAGATAGCCGACGGAAACCATGTGCTTGCCTTCCTCGCCCGGCAAGCGCTGGCGTCCGCGGTCGCCGAAGGTGTAGAGCTGCTCGATGTAACCGAGCTTGAGTGCGGTTCGCTTTTCGACGCGGGCGCGCAGGCTCGTCTCGAAGGTGCGGTGGCGCGCCGGGTCGAACGGACCGAAGGGCAGGCTGTCGCGCGTGTCGCCATCGGCCTCACTGATGCCGAGAATGCGCGGGCTGCGATTGACGACAGCGACAATAACCGCGTTCAGTCCGATCTCGACGATAACCGGCCGCGGCTCAGTCGACATGCGGCAAGCTCTTCGGACGGATAGGCAGGACGAAGGGCGCGTTGCCATCTGCATCCGCACCGCGGCCGATAGACTGCACGGCAGCGACAAGCCTCCCGTTGCGCGACAGCGCTCCATCGCCGATTTCGACCAGCCGCGCATTTGGCGTTGCAAAGGGCGAGGCGAGTCTCAGGCGGTTCACCAAAGCCTCATCGTCCTGATCTGGCGCCACGGCAAGGGCGGCGATCAGCGCGGCCGCAGGCGAGCGGGAAACCCCCATCCAGCAATGTATGAGAAGCGGGTGCATCCGGTCCCAGTTGCGGGCAAAATCGATGATCTGCTGAACGTGCTCCTCCTGCGGCGCAATCAGATCGCCTGTCCCGGCAAAGCTGATATCGTTGATGCCGATCGTCAGGTGTTTCGTCCGGTCGATGACGCCCGGGCGGTGAAAATCCTGCCCCCTTGCGACGAGGCTCAGCATTTCGCGGCACCCGTGACGGACTGCCATTTCGGCGATGCGTGCGAGCGGCGAGGCGATGATGCCTGGCATTTCAGGCCTCCTGCTTCGCCGTAAGGCGGTCGGCTTCCAGCGCACCGAAGCGCGCGGCGAAAAGACGCTGTGCTTCGATTGCGGGCAGCGGATCGATCAGCAGGGTCTCCCGTGTGATGCCACGGGGCTGGCCGAAGAACTTGCGGGCCTCTTCCGCGGAAAATCCGGCGAGCTCGGTCGCTTCGAAGTAAGCGGCGATGCGATCGGCCTTCTTGATCCGCTCCTTGAGGTCCTTGGGCGTATGGGGCGGCAGGCCGAAGCGCAGATGTACGGCGCTTTCGAGCCGCCTTTCCACCGCCTTGTAACCGCCGCCGACCACGGCCTTGAAAGGCGAAATCATGTCGCCGATCACATATTCCGGCGCATCGTGGAGAAGTGCCATCAGGCATTCCTCCGCATTGCAGTGGTTCGTGCGGCGGAAGATATCTTCGACGACGAGACTATGCTGCGCGACGGAAAAGGCGTGGTCGCCTGAAGTCTGACCATTCCAGCGTGCCACGCGGGCAAGGCCATGGGCAATATCGGAGAGCTCGACGTCGAGGGGCGAGGGGTCGAGCAGATCGAGCCGTCGGCCGGAAAGCATACGCTGCCAGGCACGCCCATTCATCATGCGCTTGCCTCGCCGGCATCGCCTGGAAACGTTAGGCCGGTCCAGCCGGGCAGCGTCAAACTCACCGCCACGTCGCCCGCGAGAATGGTTTCCCCGTTAGCGATCGCTTCGCCGGCCTTGTCGATGCGGACGATGGCGAGGCCCGTTTGATTGCGGACGGTGCCGAGCGAACCAATCGGTCGCCCGTCGACGGAAATGCTCGCACCCGTCGGCGGGAGCGGCGCATCGCCAGCGACGATCACGACGCGGCGGCGTGCCGTGCCGCGGTGCTGCATGCGGGAGATGACCTCTTGGCCGACATAGCAGCCCTTGCGGAACGAGAGACCGCCATTCATGTCCATGAGCACATCATGAGGGAAGGCGTCCTGCAGCGCGTAATCCGCGCCAGAAACGGCGACACCGGCGGCGATTCTCAACCGATCGAAATCCGCAAGGGGCGCTTCCGGGCCGGGCGTGTCGCGATAGAGACGGAAGACCGGCATGCCGGCCTTTTCGAACCGATGATCGCGATAGCTCCCGGCGGGCTGGTCTTCCGCGAAGACGATCGTAACCGGTGCCGGCGAGAGGAGCGAGAGGTCTACCGCTGAGCGCAATTTATACATGGTCAACCGCTTCAGCAGCGCTTCGGCCTGATCTCTCGCGGTCTCCAGCCTCAATGTTTCATCGTCGCGGGAAATCAGAAAATCGAAGAGAATCTTGCCCTGCGGCGTCAGCAGCGCGCCCGGCCGGACTTCGTCCGGAGCAAGCGCGCCTATGTCCGTAGTAATCAGACCTTGGAGAAGGTCTTCGGCGTCCTTGCCGGAAACGTTGATAATCGCTCGGTCGTCGAGGCAGACCTTGGGCATGGTTCGAATCCTGTTCTCTTTGTCGAAGAAGTAGGATGTCCGCCGACAATCGGCAAGCGTGCTGCTACTGCATGTTTCCTTAAATCGGACCCGATTTAAGGAAAAAAACATGCAGAAAACCAAGGTCCTACAGCGATCTTTGCGCGTCTGATAAGACGCGTGGCGCTGTAGAGCGGGATGAGGCCAAGTGTGACGCGGTTTTCCGCCCGCAGCCCAACTGATGAGGGCTCAATCGCCGGCGACGAAAAATTTCCATTGGCCGTCGGGGGTAATGCCGACGCGGTAGAAATTATAGCTGCCGAATTCCTCCATGCCGGCGAAATCGCCGGCGGTCACCAGCCGAAACAGATCAACCTTCTCCGGAGCGGTCAGCGAGGACAGCGGCTTTTCGGCGAAATAGGGCCAGACATAGGCTTCCTCCGGCGTGCCCTTGTCGGCAAGAACGAAGCCCGTCGACAGAACGTCAAGAAGAATGGCGAGAATTTCGACGCCGTCCTGGTCGCCGGACAGGCTTTTCAGCGTTGCGATGGGGTCTTCGTCGCCGCTGACGCCGGTAACCTGCGTCTGGCTCGGGCCTTTGCCCAGCAGCGGCCGCAGCCTCTCGATCTCGCCCGAAGCGGCGGCTTCGACGATCAGTTCACGCATGCGGGCGACAGGTGCCGGAATCTTCGAGACGTCCGTCAGGACTTCGACCGGCTCGACCACCTGAGGTTCGGCAATTTCGTCGTCCTTGGTGCCGGCCGCCGCCTTATCGACCAGCGGATCGGGCGCTGGTATTTCGAGAGGCGCCTCTTCCTCGGGCTCGCTCTGCTCAGGCTCGCCCGCGGGTGCGGCGTTCTGGTCACTGGCGACCGGGCCGGGAGCGCGCTGGAATTCGCTGAGCGCGAGCGCGGGCGGGGCCGCAATCGGAGCGCAGATAGCTACGCCCGCCAGCAGCAGCGTAACAAGGCGAACCGGGTCGGCCCGGTTTGCAAGGTTCCGGCTCATAGGGCAGTCCTGATATTACTGAATTATCCGCTGTGGCGAGAATTCTCCGGCGAGCATGCGCTCACGAAGCGAATTGAGCATCGCCTCCGCGCCTTCTTCGCCATGAAGCCGGACGGTTTCCCGCATGGCCAGTGCGATCGCCGCGTCGGCAATGATCTCCGGCTCGATGCCGTCAGCCATACCATCCGCCCAAGCCTCGCTCTGGTGTTCGAGGGCCGCCTGCATCTTCTCGTGGACGATCATGTCGTCGATGTCGGTCAGGCTTGGTTCCATCATTCGTTCCATGCGACTTCCACTACATGCACTGCCTAGCCTAACGCCGCTTCGCTGAACTGCAACTGAACAGCCAGACAGGCCGGTTACTTCTTACCACTCTCTTAATAAACTTAGCAGTCTTTTCCCGAAACGACACGGGCTCCTGGAAAAAGAGGTTAATTTCTTGCTAATTTCCAAAGCGGGCGACGATTTCTGAGGCAAGTGTTGCACCTTCGGCACGGTATCGCCGCTCGGCAAGCGTCGCCGGCTCGGTGCAAGTCGTATAGACCGATGCGAAGGTCCGGTACCCACGGTTGAAGGCGGCGGTCATACGTTCGCGTCGCTGCGGTTCGTCGGCAGTCTCCTTGTCGATCAGTTCCTGGGTCGCGCGGCGCCAATTGTCTTCAGGCTGGCTCAGGCAGAGATTGCGCAGATAGTGCACCGACCCGAGAATTTCGGCGAGACGAATCAGTCGCTGGTCATAGGGCGTCGGCCTTTCTTCCGCAGCCGGCGGGGGAGGGGACTGCGTCTTCTCCTCCGCTGCGGGCGGCCTCTTTTGTGCTGCGGCGCCTGCCGCGACCAAGAGGACGGTGCCGGTCAAAAAAAGTCGGAGCATAATTGTGACGCTGGTCATGGATCCATCAACTCCGAATCGGTGCCGGTTGCAAGGCCGGCGTGGTGCGGATAGGGGGATCGAACGCCCGCCAGCCTTTCCACACATTGGCGAACACTCTCGGGAATGGGCAATGTGAAAATTTCCTCCGGCGTAAACCAGCCCAGCCCTGCCGCATCGTCGCTGGCGATGGCGACCGAGGCAGGGTCCGCCTCGACGGTGAAAACCGATAGCAGAAAGTGCCGTCCCTCGGATTCCTTCCCGGGCAGATCGTAGGTTTCGAAAAGCACCGGGTCGCGCGCCCTGATGCCGGTTTCCTCGGCGAGTTCGCGCAAGGCAGTCTCCGCCGGGGTTTCGCCGGGCTCTGCGCGGCCGCCGGGAAAGGCGTACATGTCGGCCGACGGCGGATTGGCCCGCCGGACGAGGAGATAATGCCCATCCCGTTCGAGGATGGCGGAGGAGGCGAGTTCAGGCTGAATCAGCGTCATGGAAACGAAACTCACGTCGGTCGTTGACCCATCCTACGTGAAATGCCACATCCATGTCATGTGCGGACGTTTTGCGCT is a genomic window of Sinorhizobium numidicum containing:
- a CDS encoding YgfZ/GcvT domain-containing protein, translating into MPKVCLDDRAIINVSGKDAEDLLQGLITTDIGALAPDEVRPGALLTPQGKILFDFLISRDDETLRLETARDQAEALLKRLTMYKLRSAVDLSLLSPAPVTIVFAEDQPAGSYRDHRFEKAGMPVFRLYRDTPGPEAPLADFDRLRIAAGVAVSGADYALQDAFPHDVLMDMNGGLSFRKGCYVGQEVISRMQHRGTARRRVVIVAGDAPLPPTGASISVDGRPIGSLGTVRNQTGLAIVRIDKAGEAIANGETILAGDVAVSLTLPGWTGLTFPGDAGEASA
- a CDS encoding tyrosine phosphatase family protein; its protein translation is MPGIIASPLARIAEMAVRHGCREMLSLVARGQDFHRPGVIDRTKHLTIGINDISFAGTGDLIAPQEEHVQQIIDFARNWDRMHPLLIHCWMGVSRSPAAALIAALAVAPDQDDEALVNRLRLASPFATPNARLVEIGDGALSRNGRLVAAVQSIGRGADADGNAPFVLPIRPKSLPHVD
- a CDS encoding TIGR02301 family protein; amino-acid sequence: MTSVTIMLRLFLTGTVLLVAAGAAAQKRPPAAEEKTQSPPPPAAEERPTPYDQRLIRLAEILGSVHYLRNLCLSQPEDNWRRATQELIDKETADEPQRRERMTAAFNRGYRTFASVYTTCTEPATLAERRYRAEGATLASEIVARFGN
- the nadC gene encoding carboxylating nicotinate-nucleotide diphosphorylase translates to MTVALRPELPALMVEEQVRAALTEDLGRAGDITTLATIGPEMTATADMRVREAGVIAGLELARTTFRLIDPAIRFETLVADGDRVAPGTTIARISGRARGVLSAERVALNFLMHLSGIATYTAKFADEIAHTAAKVCCTRKTIPGLRALEKYAVRLGGGSNHRYGLDDAVLIKDNHIAVSRGVASAIRAARAYCGHLVKVEVEVDGLAQMREALSASPDVILLDNMGPDVLREAVAVNAEHWGLSGGDYAGDPRRTRLEASGNVRIETIRAMAETGVDYISTSKITMAAPTLDIGLDISL
- a CDS encoding NUDIX hydrolase; translated protein: MSTEPRPVIVEIGLNAVIVAVVNRSPRILGISEADGDTRDSLPFGPFDPARHRTFETSLRARVEKRTALKLGYIEQLYTFGDRGRQRLPGEEGKHMVSVGYLALTRTDAENNERLAEAGAHWRDWYGYLPWEDWRQGRPAILDQTILPALARWESTPSEEERSASITQRRSRVRLAFGLDDFPWDEERVLERYELLYDAGLVREAVIDGHCRNPDNPAIGLAMRHDHRRIVATAVARLRGKIKYRPVVFELMPPEFTLTDLQATVEAISGRHLHKQNFRRLVEGAELVEPTGGTLASTGGRPAALFRFRRQILDERPAPGLRSGGVRPRLL
- a CDS encoding NUDIX hydrolase, yielding MTLIQPELASSAILERDGHYLLVRRANPPSADMYAFPGGRAEPGETPAETALRELAEETGIRARDPVLFETYDLPGKESEGRHFLLSVFTVEADPASVAIASDDAAGLGWFTPEEIFTLPIPESVRQCVERLAGVRSPYPHHAGLATGTDSELMDP
- a CDS encoding superoxide dismutase family protein, encoding MTRMLIAIAFAAGMAAAASAQQSSQTATANFIGKDGKETGRATLTAAQKGVLIEMEVSDLPKDTWVAFHVHEAGRCDAAGGHESAGKHFAGPDENVEHGFLAAHGPHAGDMPNQYVGADGVLRTQVFNSFVSLDDKGTAIRGRALMIHARSDDNRSQPAGDAGERLACAVIE
- a CDS encoding HD family hydrolase, with translation MMNGRAWQRMLSGRRLDLLDPSPLDVELSDIAHGLARVARWNGQTSGDHAFSVAQHSLVVEDIFRRTNHCNAEECLMALLHDAPEYVIGDMISPFKAVVGGGYKAVERRLESAVHLRFGLPPHTPKDLKERIKKADRIAAYFEATELAGFSAEEARKFFGQPRGITRETLLIDPLPAIEAQRLFAARFGALEADRLTAKQEA